TATTTCTTGCGCCAAATTATGTGATATCTATAGCAGCGGCTCTGATGCTATTTCCTGTTTTATTAAAAGCAGACGGCAAATTTTTTAGAAATGACCCAAGGGGAGTATTAGTAGGTTTTGTCGTATCTGCAATACTGCTTTCAATTTATACAGCGGTAATATTTCTCTACGGACTCTATGCTGGTCAATCTCTTACATGGAATGCCCTTTCAGTGTCTTTCCTTCTGACACAGCTACTTATGGTGGCGCTTCCAGAAGAGGTCTTTTTTAGGGGCTATCTACAAACAAAACTTGGAAACAATATTAAGGGGATAATAATTGTGAGTGCTCTTTTTGCTGTTGGGCACTTTATAACCCTATGCATTGCAGGCGGTCACAATATTGCGATCTGCTCCCAGGCTATTCTCACTTTCTTCCCATCTCTTGTCATGGGTTACCTCTACATTAAAACTAAAAGCCTGTGGGCAAGCATAATATTTCACTTTTTTGCAAATATTGTCCACATAGCCATAGGGCTTAGCTAGCTAACTTTAAATCCATAACTCTCAATAAATATTGCGATATATTGCTGTTATACTCATTATTCAAGTATTATATTAGGCTAATTAGAAGGTAGAAAAATATGCCAAGAATAGGTTTAGCTCAGATAAATGCAAGAGTTGGAGACATAGAAGGGAATCTAAATAAGATGCTCTCCTATATTAGCTCTGCTAAAGATGCAGGGGTAGATATTGTATGCTTCCCCGAGCTCAGCATTACTGGGTACCCTCCGGAGGATCTTCTATTAAAACCCAATTTTATAAACGACAGCATAACAGCTCTTGAAAAAGTTAGAAAAGCTTCACAAAATATCACTATAATTGCTGGGTTCCCTGATAAGAAAGAAGACATCTACAACGCTGCTGCAATAATCCACGATAAAAAAATAATAGATATCTATCACAAGCGTTATTTGCCTAATTACGGAGTATTTGATGAGAACAGGTATTTTCAGTCCGGTGCACGTGCTCCTGTATACAAGCTAGGCAATCTAATGTTTGGAGTGAATATTTGTGAGGATATATGGTATCCGGGTGATCCAACCAGGCGCCAAGCGCTACTAGGTGATGCCCAAATTATCATCAACATCTCATCATCGCCGTATTATGCCTCCAAAGT
The Thermodesulfobacteriota bacterium DNA segment above includes these coding regions:
- a CDS encoding CPBP family intramembrane glutamic endopeptidase, which produces MKDKPWLLKHAVPLSVYVVIILIIFLSRIFLAPNYVISIAAALMLFPVLLKADGKFFRNDPRGVLVGFVVSAILLSIYTAVIFLYGLYAGQSLTWNALSVSFLLTQLLMVALPEEVFFRGYLQTKLGNNIKGIIIVSALFAVGHFITLCIAGGHNIAICSQAILTFFPSLVMGYLYIKTKSLWASIIFHFFANIVHIAIGLS
- a CDS encoding nitrilase-related carbon-nitrogen hydrolase; the protein is MPRIGLAQINARVGDIEGNLNKMLSYISSAKDAGVDIVCFPELSITGYPPEDLLLKPNFINDSITALEKVRKASQNITIIAGFPDKKEDIYNAAAIIHDKKIIDIYHKRYLPNYGVFDENRYFQSGARAPVYKLGNLMFGVNICEDIWYPGDPTRRQALLGDAQIIINISSSPYYASKV